From the genome of Athalia rosae chromosome 3, iyAthRosa1.1, whole genome shotgun sequence:
CTGTAAAaattgttgtaaaatttttatcgttggtACCTATTTctggagacaaaaaaataattcaaaatccaATCGGGTgtctaaaaaattttgcagggtacgaagagaaaagagtcagaaaaataattcccgaaaaattcttcaagaatCGTCGCAATTACCTGCGGTTTCAGAATCGGCTactgtgaaaacaaaaaaattaaacaattcCCAGTCATccatcgaagaaaattttggcATGACCGTTACACCGATTTTTCAGTGTTCCGGAAACTCTGATAATGGACAATTTTCAGTTAATCACCAACACGAAGATAGGGAGACAATTTtttcgggagaaaaaatactGAAACCTATAGGAGATTTGTATCAACCTGGAACAGATTGGAGAGAAATGGCGGAAATGATATCCAgggtaaataataaatttaactTGCGCTGTTCCgggtcgatttttcttcaatttaagCTCACTTACGTTTTCACAGGAGATCGTTACGACGGACTTGAACGTCCATTGGAAGGATATAGAGGGTTTGGAAGAGTGCAAAAGACTGCTAAAGGAAGCTACGGTCTATCCGATAAAATATCCGGAACTATTTGGAGGAAAATTATCCCCTTGGCAAGGGATACTTTTATACGGTCCTCCGGGAACTGGTAGCGCAATTATGAAATTATCGTCCACTAGTTCGACTGCACCATCTGAAGTTGGGGAGGTCCCTAAAATTATGCacacaaaaaatgacattcgaAATACAATTGTTTCAAGTAACTCGtcgcgtcgaaaaaatatttatccgcCATCTCTAAACTTCGGTCATCAATCCTGAGAAAATTCCTAAGTAAATTATTCGAGTCTACTTTAAATTCGGGTTCACCATCCCGgcttgttaaaaaaaaaaaaaaaaaaagaaatctgtaAGCGAGACTATTCATTTGAATCATAATATTTcacctagttttttttttcactcgtcacAGGTAAGACCATGCTGGCTAAGGCTGTAGCAACGGAATGCAAGACgacatttttcaacatttcatcgaGTTCCATAATAAGCAAATGGAGAGGAGACTCGGAGAAGCTGGTTCGGGTACGGACGCCATTCTAATTTTctgttaaaaattattcggaaaTGCTCAACCGACTGGTTAAAAAATACCTGCGGTACACAGGTCCTTTTTGAACTGGCGAGATATCATTCTCCGGCTGTTATTTTCGTCGACGAAGCTGATTGGACGTCAGGATCGGGTCAAGGAGATTTTAAATCCTCGAGTACGGAACCGGCAAAACGCTTTAGAGCAGAATTGCTAGCTAGAATGGACGGCCTCGCTGCCAGCGATAATCAAATCCTGCTCTTAGCGGCCTCAAATTTACCCTGGTGAGTAGATTAGTCGGTTTCCGATAAACTGATCAAACTATCCAGGACTACGTAGTGATCTGGTGGAATATAACAAgacgttcaatatatctatgataagACAAATATTTCCAATATCTTTCAGGGAATTAGACGTGGCTCTTCTTCGGCGTTTAGAAAAGCGTATTTTAGTCGATTTACCAAATGCAAAAACtcgtttcgaatttctcaggACATACGTTGACCCTGAACTCTCGCAGgacaaagaatttttcgaaattgtacaAATGACCGAAGGTTATTCCTGCGCCGATATTAAATTAATATGCAAGGAGGCCTGGATGATGCAATTGAGACCGATCTGGCAAATGTTGGAGGAGAATAAAATCGTGAGaagtgaaattggaaaaatgaatcacgGAACGATAAGCGAATTAAGTTACTTAAAGGCGGCACTTGATGGAATTAAACCGACAGCTAAACACGTTGCGGAGATGTACCAGCGATGGAAGGAAAGGTTTGGGGCCTCTTAAAGGCCGATGTATGTACCTGTGcatgggtagaaaaaaaaaacgtacatctcaaaatttgttctatttatgattatttgtaaataaaaatttcacgagaggaaggagaaacagaaaaaattatgatcgCACTTATAATTCAACACACGCTCGACTGCGCCTGATTGTAGGCAACTCAAGTCACAGGGTGAATTTGGTGGATTCGTTCGAATCCATGTTCTCGATCCGAGGAGTACAATCTACTGTAAATGAATCAATATTGAAATGCTTCTTgcaatcacattttttttttttttctttgcaaggAATTTTACTCTtcacaaataaaatgaaaaatagaaaaaggaaactgaAAGTTTCCGGCCCATTTACAGGGGAACAAtgattcttttcctcttttctgaagtttttttttcatcgtgttaTAATCAGAAGTGGGTCACGAGGACGTTAATGGTTAACCATAATGCGAATAACGTCATTAAACGGGACGCAGCCTTTTACAGCCACACACAATAATCGTGTAGCTAACCGCAATCATattaagtaaaaaaagaaaataaatatataattataaaatagaataaatccGGATGATATTCATCATACGAACGCGATCTTCGTATACCTCTTGAATAAActttcgaacgaaaatcgaattgaGTATAACAATAGAATAATGTACCCCATATAGATCTTcaatgtttggaaaaaatatcactcGTCCTCGTCAAAGACCTCAACGGTTGCCGATCCTGTGACGTCTACGAGTTGCTTGGACGTGAAAGTTGCGATAATTTGTTGTTTGCCAGCTTTTTGCGGTTCAAACTGATGCTCAACTCTGACTAATTCGTTCGGTCCGACGTCTCTGAACGGCAGAGTTTTGTTTCTGGTCAATCCGGGACCGGCGTAGTTAAACTTACATTGGGTTAAAATTCTATTCAACGGATTCGTGAAGCTCAGCGAAATGGCCGCAGGTTTTCCGACGATAAGTTCGCCGTCGATCTGTAGATATGATCGTGAAACGCAACGTTAATACGCCAATAAGTTTCGAGCGTaagacaaaataataataataattctggTTCCATTACCTTGACGGTTATTGGCGGTTTTAAAACTTGGAAATCGTCTTCTTCGGCCCATGTTTGATTGGTTTCCTTAACAGTTGCTATAGCGTAGAGCTTCATTATCGAATATTCGACCAATTTCTCAAGGTAATCGTCAACTTTCACGGTCAGTTTGAGCTGttcggctgaaaaattttaaacaataTATTTTCGTCGGTTTTCGTCGGCTACCATCGGTAGAATTTTCTAGCatgaataaatcaaacacTCACTGCCCCCAGGATGAACGGTGAACTGTCCGGTCGCTCTCTTTACCAAATTAGCTTTAACTCCGGTGTAATAAACACTTCCGGCCGATAATATCGCCTGAATATTTCTCGGTTCGTTTGATTTATTCTTTATGCGGACCGTCACGGCGAACGGTTGACCAATTTTCACTCTGTCCAAATCAACGAGTTCGAACTCAACGTCTTCTTTCGCCGCATCTGGAACAGCGTAGAACTTCTTCGCTCTTTCCGAACCTCGCACCGCTCTGAGTAAAGTCAAACGTTCGGCTTCCGTTcctgagaaggaaaaaaataatcattagtCAAATCTGGTCAGTTGGAACGTttggaaaacttgaaaaatcatAATCACGTGTCTAAAAATACGTTACTCGCCTTCTTTAGATTTGTACAAGGCGGTGATGTCCTCCTTGTCACGATCGCCGTTAGGATCGAAGATGAACGGGATTTTGGTCAAAATCATTCTGCCGATACTgtggagaagaggagaaaaatttaggAACATGTTTACTCGTTGACATTTTTATGGAAGGTGGGTTGCGAGAGAAATGGCACTAACTGGTATTTGTTGCAGTCTATTTTGCTCCATCCAAAATCGCTGGTCGGATCTTCCTTCCATCTCATGAGATCGGCGTTAACGGAGGCCAACATGAAAGGTACGTCGTAATTGTAACCGACCGCACCGTCTTTTATGGCTTCGAGAGAAGTCGGACCGCATTGGTACATTCCGTCAGAAGTTTCTTGAGGAGTAGCATCGATCGCTTGCCATCCGCCGTAACCTTTCGGGAGATCCGGTCTCGACATCCAAACGTCGTTCCATACGTGATAATTCCAAATGGAGTCTTCCCCCATCGGATTTTCGGGGTCGTATTCCAACTCCTCGTTGTCAGCGTTGTAGTAACGATCGACGGACAGAGACGCGTTCGCGTCATGGGCCGATACCAAATTCGAAACGACTCTCGACGGTATCCCTAGGGCTCTGCAAACCGTTGTCGTTACACCGGCGAACACCCAACATTGACCGTAACTAACTTCTTCCTTAGTTTCCAAAAATTGTTCGAGGATCGGCACACTCCCCGTCCAAGCTGACGGGGCCGTGCCGTCCGAATACTCGCCGTCCCAACGACCGGTGAGAACACCCCTGTCGTCGTTCGAATTCACCTGAGGATCGTAGAGTTTTAGGAATTTGATGATTGAAAATGTAATTAGCCGAAAAACTAACTGACTCACGATTCTCGAAATCGCCCTCGTCATTTTGATGGGATCCCCGCGAGATGCGGCCTTTATTCCCGATCTTTCCAACAAAAGTTGACACGCGGGAAGAACGCAGGCGTCGAATTGACCGAAGACCCATTCCCTGCCTCTGCAACTCCCCAAAGCACCGACCCAAATTTTTCCGGTGTCATTGCCGATGTACTCGTCGAGGAGTCTCTGGTCTTCCATGTAAACCGAGTCCTCTGTGCGCGAAAAAACGTTCGATAAATGAATCGAAGGTAAATTTGTTCGAAAAGCTCTTGAATTTTACGTACCTTTGAGCCACGGGTTGAACAGCAAATAAATATCCTTATCCAAGTGATAAGTATTCGGTGGCTTCTTACTCCCAGCGGTGGTAGTTTCGACATTCAATTGCCAAATACCGACCGGACTGTCGAAAGGGCTTCTAACTTCGACCATGAGATCTTCGCCGTTTATACCAATCATTCTGATTCCCCATGCCTCCAAATCCGTGAGATAAGTGTCTCTCGGTGTAACGGTGCTCACTCCTCTAGTTCCTTTCAGGACGTTCGAATTCGGACCGAAACTGAATAACATGCGAACTATATCCGTTTCATCGACGTAACTGCGATCGAAACGTATAGCCAAATTGAATGGCTGACCCCGCCGAAGAACCGGTGTAGGTGGGTCCATATGAACGAGTTCATATTTACACGTACGATGAGCAGTCGCGTTATCCTGCTCATAGAGGAAAATCCCCTTAACGACCAACGATTCCGACGCCATTCTGGATGAAAAGtttaaacgaaaaatcaattacgGAAATCATGATCTTCCATGGAGAAGGTAAAATGAAGAGGGGAACAGAACCGTTGAAGGATCGTTTCACCTTACGATGATACGATCTACGGGTTACGGCACCTTCATTGTACATGTAACGTGCTCAAAGTGAACGATAGCAATTTACTTTGCAGTACgagttgtaataataataataataataataattgagcaAACTGCATTGTGCAAATATCACCGGGatgcaaataaaaatcttaACAAATTtaaagatgcaatatttttcaaccgattcTTGCATCTCGTACGCACTCGAGTCTTCCAGTGTCAATattctcgatgagaaaaaaattaccaaggttgaaggagaagagggaagaggaggggaaaaaattgaaataaaaaaatgcgaaaaaagtCTCAGGCAGCGCAGCGATTGTTCCGTATACCCTACAATTTTTATGAATCGATTATAAAATCCGGAACGGATGAATTACATGTTTAACGTAACGCGATATTAAGAAACGTGTTCGCAATATCCGCGTTTGATTCACCAGGTTTAACATAAATATTGTCTATACCCATGTGTGTAAATTGCAACACAAGGATGCTGTACATAGCACCTATTTAGCTCGACTGAACATGTACCATATAATTACGtaatttattatatgtatgtacgtacctgccgcattcaatttataattgtCAAAGCCGGAAAAAATTCCTTGAGAGCCTAATAGAGCTGTGCGACTTTATAACTGCAGAATTCATTCGAGTCGATTTACTACGGATCGAGTGAAaagtatttatgtacatagaaATTTTAAGAGCAAAGTCAACGTTTTTCGCATCGCTGCATTTTCATTACTGCACCTAAACGTGCATACCGCGTATGTACCGTGTAAAATACCGGGTGATTCATTTCATCTGTCCCtgtatcggaaaaatttctcggtaCAACCTGCATAGAAGAGAATAATGTGCATTGAATAAGAAAGTAGTTTGGTAACGATCTTTTGgaagaaaattcatgaaaaacgCTCcggaaaagaattgaaaagaaaaaaaaatggccttCGTCTCTTCTGCAGGGGTGACGCAACTGGATCAAATTGGGCACGGTTGTACGCGATCTTttgcatgaaatttttttttcgtcgaatcttgAAAAAAGTTCACCTTGGgcaaattgaatgaaaagaaaacgggTGTAATTCTGTATATTACAGTTAAATTGTAGGCGCAAAGTAAACGTTATTCTCATGCATTACCTCGCTGACTAAATATATGCCGATACATGGCACGTTGTGACAGatgattcaaataaaattcccCGTACCTTCTTGTACGGCtgcttcaattattcttttacCTTTCTAGCAAATTCAATTATAGAATTCGAATTGAGTCAGCGTAACTATAGCTGCAGATCGCATTTTAAAgttacttcaatttttcaataataaattatccgtTCATTTACCACATAGGGTGCAGCTGCATGAGAAGAAGTATTTAATACCTTATCCGGCTTgtaagatttaaaaaaaaaatgacttcataatccctcatttttttctgtgaCATAAGATTTTTTCACATAGAATGTGCAAAATTACTATCGTcatgaggtttttttttcatttcggtttgagaagaaaaaaaaaagagaatgaaacgATCGTGTACAGAatgtaataatgaaaatttgttttactGACCTTGTCCaatatattattgaaaaagaatCTTCGGAATGGAtctccaaaagaaaaaagaaataattgctGGTAACAATTTACGGCGAATGAAggagttttatttgaaaatgtatgaaattatttatctcgttcttttttcttttcttttttttcccttaatcTCATTCGATCCAATATGAGCTAATGTTATATCCGCATCAATCGGCAACAATCTGATTTACACTGTCGTCTAAGGATTATGTGAACAGCCTTTTATACACAAGTTACAGCTTCCTTTCAAACGACCACAAAATCCCCACTTATTAAGTATTAATATGGGTATATAGCACATAACAACGCACAATCTTTTAAATATCTTGCATTAATCTTTACGTTTCCCATAATAAGGTTACTTAATTTATTACTAATTTGTGGTGAATTAAGATCGAAACGATAAATagggacgaaaaatgaaattacagGCGCGCCGGAAGTCTCCCCCTTTTCCAAATAAAtatctgaataaataaacgaattggCAAATAAATAAGGAagatcacaattttttttcatcccgtggTAGTTTGCgagggataaattttttttcatctcccacAACGGACGAATGCTTGAGTAGAAAATGAATGGATGCAGAATGATGAATAAGTGAATTATTAATCGCAAGCATCGGTGATATTACCGAACCGGAAACGGCTGAACTTGTTGGGTGTAACAATTTCACCGATTATAGCTTATCAACTAGACATGGTTGCTAATTAAAGCTAACCGCATATCCCATATGTGCGAAGTTTATTGTGGGGGTGGCGAGCTGCGATATGGTTAATATATCCGGAATCCAGCATCACAAAATGGTACAGTGCAAACTGCAATTCCTCGGttaataaattcataataAACATTGCGCAGTTATGTTTTATTTACCGTAACAACCTTAACTTATACTCAGTAAATGTCATCCAAACCAATAAttcatttaaaaaagaaaaaggatacCAAGAATATGAAACAGATCCGCTGGACCAAATTTAACTCGAttctttcgatttcatttttcgggATATTAACAGACGTGGttataaaaaagaacaagaaacaacttgaattcaataaataattatggtttaaaatacgtataaatactttttcataatattttttattcggtctTCTGCGTCTTATTAGTGTACTGTAATTGTTTTAAAATGTGTATCGCATGTAATTAACTATTcacaaatttttatacgtgataataataataatattacattataataattattggtCTGTCActagtataattttttcttttcaattttatccctttttcccctttttgtCACCCTTCCCCCCAATTATTACAGGACTCAGCGTTTCATCTAAGCGTGTATTTTATGATTATATCAATAATTAGGTATACTTCGTGTTActgtacaataataattaataatgttaCTCGCATCAATCGTATAAATtaaatcatcatcattattattattacattattattattaatactatttttattattatctttaaGAATATTCGGCTGTAATTTCTCTTCAcatcaaacaatttttcttttggtgaCGTAATgtcattgaaaaaatgtttaaaaaaacaacaacaaacagCTAATTAACCCATACTAACAccagtatttttttgtttctttcaaaatcaaatttatcaaatttttctgcaattcaaaaattctcacgtAACGTGCAGTATAATATACAAcgattgaaaatgatttttacaaaattactaataaattaaaaatattattacaacatAATTTTCTTAACAGATATACCAGCAAATAaccaaaataataacaataatagtaatagtaataataatatatcatttatgaaaaaatggacTATATATTGAGCACCTTTCTAAAAAGTCTATACAAAAAACCATTATTACTGTAAGGCAAGTATATTTAGTAAGtattcgtaattattattttttggaCAAGAACAAAGAATTATTATGGCaatacgttttattttatttcattttatttgatataattttatttgtttctactgctgtcgtttctttgttctttttttttttcaattattcaattcaatttgatttattgTTCATtctcatccatttttttttctccgtcaacTTACACGGATGCAATGTACCTAAGAATTATAATTGTGAATataattatgtgtatatatctatagggaATATactaagtaaaaaaaagacagagaaagaagaagatgaaaattatttcagcaaAATTTGAAGGGGGGAAGAATTATAAAGAAAGGAAATCTTTTGTCACAAAATTATTCCGTCATCTATCCATACTCCtatgtactatacatacaggtataagATTTAgggtgaaataaataaatagaaattgtTATCTGCAAATAAGTCTGCTGCAGTTATTATCAATTGGTTATCATagttttgttttgttatttgtttattctttcttttagtTGCTTCTTCGCTCATTTTTGTCATTACCCTATTATTCCGGTAATTAGACAGGGTCATTCTTCCAACTatttcttttcagtttttctgttctcgaACTATATGGCACGTTTAATTTGGAGGTGGGGACATATGCGTAAATTTTATCGCCCTTATTTTTCTTGGCATTGAAGAATTTACACGTTATGTACTAATCAAAATTGATGTCCGCAGATATTTTGTTACGCTACCTAGCTGTGTATTATCATGTGATTTACTAGAGTTTGAATAACAATACTATGGATAATAATGTTAAATCaataatcgattttcaaagtaGTAAATTAACTGATAATTCAtatgagaaaaagataaaagcaggtaatataatatgtaagcTTAAGAGACATCAGCTAGGTTGTGTCcagtttattaaaattatatttattataaactaTTATTACAAGTATATCATACACTGATGTATGATAATGGGCATTATCTTCTGTAAAGGAATGTCTATCttttgttgatttgttttatttctttgaacTAATTTTCTTGTTCCTGTTAATCGGATTTTAGTCCTGTAACAAAATCAATTGATATCGTCTTCGTTTGGGAATGAATGAgtggagagaaaggaaaaacaaaagtgtgaaaaactaaagaaacgaaaaatttaagaaaatcttttctatttttgtataataattgttttttctttatcgcgtTCCTCCTGTATAAATAACTCGGAGTTTTGTaggttcaaaaatttcgaatgttTCAGTAATACCAGTCGTCAGGTAAAGCTATACATCTTTAGATAATAGGTAATAATAGAGATCGCATATAGTTTATTATCTCCATAATTGTAGTAATAGCGACCAATTTCTTTCATACCACAATCATAATTTATACTATATTACATTACCGtagtatatacacacatacctatgtCTCCGTACCGAAATATTACAtagaatatataataattaggtATTATTTGAACCTCCATGTCGATCACTTTTTACAgcgattattatatttttcaatttacaccTACTGTTCACATTTTTCGTAAATATAAACTGAATAACTAAACGAGAATAACTAATTAATAttcacgataataataacaacagtaataataacactaataacagtaataataaagATAATCATAAAGTAGATATGatggtataattataaatatcgtaGTATCTTTGGTTTCtacattaataattaatatatcgaTGATGATAGTATGGCTACCgatcaataaatttataattgttattggttttttcttattactatcattattatcagaCCATTTCTGTATCAAAATCTGCAGACATcaattcgataataattatcaaatattgATCAACAAGATCCCTTGTcgcaatgaataaaaattgtggttattattattacagttattacgattattagcataataattcaaataataacGGTATAGTAACAAATCAAATGATTCTCCGATATTCAATAATACATAACGATATAATCGCGAtgataaaaactgaaaatataatctatccaataaaataacaaacataattataattacaacaaAACATAAAACGCTgttattcgaatttctatacatatatgattaTACGTAAttagttaattaataattaatgtttATAACAGCACTTCTCATAGATTCCCTGTTATTATATACTACTCGAAAAAAGCCATAGTTTAGCTACGTTCATACCGAAGATACATtccgaaaagaaattttacatATAATAACTATGTAGTAGATGAGCGGTACTATTTCGACGAATTAGCAAGCTTCAATAGGCAATATCGATGTTCATATGACAGGTAAATAGTATATTGatcataaatttgaaattttctaaatttggAAACCAGTATCAGATATGATTATTGATTATGAgtttattgataaattatGTCATCTTTATTATGAACGCATTAAACGGATAACTTTGATCGAGATTATCCTTCCCAATTTTAATTATCACAGTCAACCTCCTATAactttgttttgttttatcgtttttttttttttttatttttcattttctctgcaCATCTCATTAAAGATTGCAGTTTGTGTTTTCAATTAGGtgtatttgtatataatataacattatCTTTccatgtcttttttttcctcattttctttcttttttcttgcctCGTTGTTTTTACTGCAGATTATATACTTATTAAGCATAATATATTTCACTGCAGCGCAGACTTTTTAcggtgaaaatgttgaaaaaatttcaaccgtaaTTCACCAATCATGTATCAATCAACGCGACTTATTCCgtaatcatcattattattattattatcattattatagtCAAACGGagaagaatggagaaaaattggcTATATCCGTAagtatctttcttttttcttctttttttttttttgaatttttctcacgtttttctattcaaagTTGACAACTGAAAATAAGCGGATGGTTTGTTGATTAAAACAAATCCTATAGAGCTCTGCAGATCTCCCGAGGTAagtttaatttatattttatcatcatgAACTGGTatgcaatataataatatgtattttatgTGTTTCACACATAGTATAATTGTGTAATATGTTCAACGATGGCCGACTAGTAGCGAAttgctatacatataaatatgcaATGTTAGGTGtctgtgtacgtgtatatgcgTATGTGTTCGTTTATTTGTCGTGTGATTTTATCAGCTAGTAATATtccttttgtttcattttcatttctctcgtcatcatcatcattattactgACAGGGTAGGTACGACTTTTTCTGACTAGTTAATTATGTACGAACAAAGTTCATTAGGTATACTAATATGCATGCGCCTCAAATGTTAATAGCGGTTAAATtattacgagaaaaaaaaatttacatcgcaCCGGACAAGGAAAGTacctatttttcattcttttcgtttttcttttctggttttttgttattctcgtttccattattgtttattaagaaaaaagaaatggcgaAATCAATCCAAATAATCctattatattatttgatATAACGACACAATAAATTTGAACCGAGATAATTTATTACACCAGCGCTCTCTGA
Proteins encoded in this window:
- the LOC105691959 gene encoding katanin p60 ATPase-containing subunit A-like 2, whose amino-acid sequence is MTDFLSSYTNRKVSQLAREKEEKRTQERRRSLMYLMADFLREQGCNETVESLVREAQLSGDYQVCDNIDLDTVLVEFSDYYYAKYNKYPKICKKIDPVPTNSNNNSNTVRREKSQKNNSRKILQESSQLPAVSESATVKTKKLNNSQSSIEENFGMTVTPIFQCSGNSDNGQFSVNHQHEDRETIFSGEKILKPIGDLYQPGTDWREMAEMISREIVTTDLNVHWKDIEGLEECKRLLKEATVYPIKYPELFGGKLSPWQGILLYGPPGTGKTMLAKAVATECKTTFFNISSSSIISKWRGDSEKLVRVLFELARYHSPAVIFVDEADWTSGSGQGDFKSSSTEPAKRFRAELLARMDGLAASDNQILLLAASNLPWELDVALLRRLEKRILVDLPNAKTRFEFLRTYVDPELSQDKEFFEIVQMTEGYSCADIKLICKEAWMMQLRPIWQMLEENKIVRSEIGKMNHGTISELSYLKAALDGIKPTAKHVAEMYQRWKERFGAS
- the LOC105691957 gene encoding hemocyte protein-glutamine gamma-glutamyltransferase-like, whose translation is MASESLVVKGIFLYEQDNATAHRTCKYELVHMDPPTPVLRRGQPFNLAIRFDRSYVDETDIVRMLFSFGPNSNVLKGTRGVSTVTPRDTYLTDLEAWGIRMIGINGEDLMVEVRSPFDSPVGIWQLNVETTTAGSKKPPNTYHLDKDIYLLFNPWLKEDSVYMEDQRLLDEYIGNDTGKIWVGALGSCRGREWVFGQFDACVLPACQLLLERSGIKAASRGDPIKMTRAISRIVNSNDDRGVLTGRWDGEYSDGTAPSAWTGSVPILEQFLETKEEVSYGQCWVFAGVTTTVCRALGIPSRVVSNLVSAHDANASLSVDRYYNADNEELEYDPENPMGEDSIWNYHVWNDVWMSRPDLPKGYGGWQAIDATPQETSDGMYQCGPTSLEAIKDGAVGYNYDVPFMLASVNADLMRWKEDPTSDFGWSKIDCNKYHIGRMILTKIPFIFDPNGDRDKEDITALYKSKEGTEAERLTLLRAVRGSERAKKFYAVPDAAKEDVEFELVDLDRVKIGQPFAVTVRIKNKSNEPRNIQAILSAGSVYYTGVKANLVKRATGQFTVHPGGTEQLKLTVKVDDYLEKLVEYSIMKLYAIATVKETNQTWAEEDDFQVLKPPITVKIDGELIVGKPAAISLSFTNPLNRILTQCKFNYAGPGLTRNKTLPFRDVGPNELVRVEHQFEPQKAGKQQIIATFTSKQLVDVTGSATVEVFDEDE